One stretch of Streptomyces peucetius DNA includes these proteins:
- a CDS encoding endonuclease/exonuclease/phosphatase family protein, whose protein sequence is MNDADEHDTDAHGHSAHGADGRGAGENGSNDSGRDTGRRRFRLPRRGSRGTDRRGRSRFGRGRVIAALAVIVACLLAFHSAVPNAVGRFGSLLETFLPWLGLAVPVLLTAALLRRSVTALIALLLPAAAWLGLFGALLLPPPGGPAGIVAVQHNVSDVNADPAGTARALLRVRPDLVALEEVTPSALPAYRKALGRDMPHHAVVGTVGLWSRHPLKDVRPVDIKPREIGPGWNRGMRATVLTPRAEVAVHVAHLPSVRIGGSGFSSAWRDESARLLGAALAAEQPSRLILLGDLNGTVDDRGLDPVLAHVGVAGPGFAFSWPASFPLARIDQILARSAKVTHVRSLPATGSDHLPIVARITL, encoded by the coding sequence ATGAACGACGCGGACGAGCACGACACCGACGCGCATGGACACAGCGCGCACGGCGCCGACGGACGCGGCGCCGGTGAGAACGGCAGCAACGACAGCGGTCGGGACACGGGCCGGCGCCGCTTCCGGCTGCCCCGCAGGGGCAGTCGGGGCACCGACCGCCGAGGGCGCTCCCGCTTCGGCCGCGGCCGCGTGATCGCGGCCCTCGCCGTGATCGTCGCCTGTCTGCTCGCCTTCCACTCCGCGGTGCCGAACGCCGTCGGCCGGTTCGGCAGTCTGCTGGAGACGTTCCTGCCGTGGCTCGGTCTCGCGGTGCCGGTCCTGCTGACCGCCGCCCTGCTGCGCCGTTCCGTCACGGCCCTGATCGCCCTGCTGCTCCCGGCGGCCGCCTGGCTCGGGCTCTTCGGCGCGTTGCTGCTGCCCCCGCCCGGCGGACCCGCCGGGATCGTCGCCGTGCAGCACAACGTCAGCGACGTGAACGCCGATCCAGCCGGCACCGCGCGGGCACTGCTGCGTGTACGCCCCGACCTCGTCGCCCTCGAGGAGGTCACCCCGTCCGCGCTGCCCGCCTACCGGAAGGCGCTGGGCCGGGACATGCCGCACCACGCCGTCGTGGGCACGGTGGGCCTGTGGTCGAGACATCCCCTGAAGGACGTCCGGCCGGTGGACATCAAGCCCCGCGAAATCGGTCCCGGCTGGAACCGCGGAATGCGGGCCACCGTCCTGACCCCGCGGGCCGAGGTCGCCGTCCACGTCGCGCATCTTCCGTCGGTGCGCATCGGAGGCAGCGGTTTCAGCTCTGCCTGGCGCGACGAGAGCGCGCGGCTGCTCGGCGCCGCCCTCGCCGCCGAGCAACCGTCCCGGCTGATCCTGCTGGGCGACCTCAACGGCACCGTCGACGACCGCGGCCTCGACCCGGTTCTGGCCCATGTGGGCGTGGCGGGCCCGGGATTCGCGTTCAGCTGGCCGGCGTCCTTCCCACTCGCGCGGATCGACCAGATCCTGGCCCGGTCGGCGAAGGTGACGCACGTCCGGTCGCTGCCCGCGACAGGCAGCGACCACCTTCCGATCGTCGCCCGCATCACCCTGTGA
- a CDS encoding lytic polysaccharide monooxygenase, whose product MTGRRRITAVAAPAGAVFLVLLAAAGPARAHGAPTDPVSRTVVCGVEGAQRASGACRAAVAANGGAELGAWDDLRLPGVADRDRAAVPDGQLCSAGLAAYRGLDVARADWPATPLTAGGPFTLTYRSSIPHRGTFQLYLTEQGYDPAAPLRWADLEDRPFATVTDPVLEDGAYRISGRLPSGLTGRHVLYTVWRNTDTPDTYYSCSDVVLTPDEDPRQSGAQPGPPPPPPPPAPPSPAPPASSVPASPPASAPASASAPSSGRPGPAVAGSARAAGERSTILAGVGAAALALVLVCGSAALRRRNRNRT is encoded by the coding sequence ATGACCGGACGCCGCCGCATCACAGCCGTCGCCGCGCCGGCCGGCGCCGTGTTCCTGGTCCTGCTGGCCGCCGCCGGTCCCGCCCGGGCGCACGGGGCGCCGACCGACCCGGTCAGCAGGACCGTGGTCTGCGGGGTCGAAGGGGCACAGCGTGCGTCGGGCGCCTGCCGGGCCGCCGTCGCGGCCAACGGGGGAGCGGAGCTGGGAGCTTGGGACGACCTGCGGCTGCCCGGCGTCGCCGACAGGGACCGTGCGGCCGTCCCCGACGGACAGTTGTGCAGCGCCGGTCTCGCGGCGTACCGCGGCCTCGACGTCGCCCGAGCCGACTGGCCGGCCACGCCGCTGACGGCGGGCGGCCCCTTCACGCTCACCTACCGTTCGAGCATCCCGCACCGGGGAACGTTCCAGCTGTATCTGACCGAGCAGGGGTACGACCCGGCCGCGCCGCTGCGGTGGGCCGATCTCGAGGACCGCCCCTTCGCCACGGTCACCGACCCGGTGCTCGAGGACGGGGCGTACCGGATCAGCGGACGTCTGCCCTCGGGGCTCACGGGCCGTCATGTGCTGTATACCGTCTGGCGGAACACGGACACCCCCGACACGTACTACTCGTGCTCGGACGTGGTCCTCACCCCCGACGAAGACCCCCGGCAGAGCGGCGCACAGCCCGGACCACCCCCACCCCCGCCCCCACCGGCGCCTCCGTCCCCAGCCCCGCCTGCCTCGTCGGTCCCCGCCTCCCCTCCAGCCTCCGCTCCCGCCTCCGCCTCCGCCCCGTCCTCCGGCCGGCCCGGTCCGGCGGTCGCCGGATCGGCCCGCGCCGCCGGTGAACGCTCCACGATCCTGGCCGGTGTCGGCGCCGCCGCCCTGGCGCTCGTCCTCGTCTGCGGCTCCGCGGCACTCCGGCGCCGGAACCGGAACCGGACCTGA
- a CDS encoding glycosyltransferase family 2 protein produces MTTVHTSVVVPCFNEDDVIDAFHEELVGTLEPGATAFEICYVDDGSGDGTRARLKELAAADHRVRYTSLSRNFGKESAMLAGLRMARGDVVVLMDADLQHPPHLVPRMLELHSHGYDQVVAQRDRTGEGAVRTLLSQAYYRLVRRSMDVEVVDGAGDFRLLSRRAVEALLTMPESNRFSKGLFSWIGFDTVSFTYTNVRRAAGRSKWGGRRLLEYGIDGLLSFNSRPLRLAIHTGLWLFLSALVYALWIIANVFLDGVDTPGYATLIAAIVGLGGIQLATLGVIGEYVGRIYHESKRRPHYVIRETDESAPAQPDARVREAALSK; encoded by the coding sequence ATGACAACGGTCCATACTTCGGTCGTCGTGCCCTGCTTCAACGAGGACGACGTGATCGACGCCTTCCACGAGGAGCTGGTCGGCACCCTCGAGCCGGGCGCCACCGCCTTCGAGATCTGCTACGTCGACGACGGCAGCGGCGACGGGACCAGAGCGCGCCTCAAGGAGCTGGCGGCGGCCGATCACCGTGTCCGCTACACCTCGCTCAGCCGCAACTTCGGCAAGGAGTCCGCGATGCTCGCAGGGCTGCGCATGGCTCGCGGCGACGTTGTCGTCCTCATGGACGCCGACCTGCAGCACCCGCCGCACCTGGTTCCCCGCATGCTGGAACTGCACAGCCACGGCTACGACCAGGTCGTCGCCCAGCGGGACCGTACGGGCGAAGGTGCGGTGCGGACGCTGCTGAGCCAGGCCTACTACCGTCTCGTGCGCCGCTCCATGGACGTCGAAGTCGTCGACGGAGCGGGGGATTTCAGGCTGCTGTCCCGCCGGGCCGTCGAGGCGCTGCTGACCATGCCGGAGTCCAACCGTTTCTCCAAGGGGCTCTTCTCCTGGATCGGCTTCGACACCGTCAGCTTCACCTACACCAATGTGCGGCGAGCCGCCGGCCGCTCCAAGTGGGGCGGACGGCGGCTGCTCGAGTACGGCATCGACGGGCTGCTGTCCTTCAACAGCCGGCCGCTGCGGCTGGCGATCCACACCGGACTGTGGCTCTTCCTGTCGGCGCTCGTCTACGCACTGTGGATCATCGCCAACGTTTTCCTCGACGGCGTCGACACTCCCGGGTACGCGACGCTGATCGCCGCCATCGTCGGGCTCGGCGGGATCCAGCTCGCCACCCTCGGGGTCATCGGCGAGTACGTGGGCCGCATCTACCACGAGTCCAAGCGCCGACCCCACTACGTGATCCGTGAGACCGACGAGAGCGCCCCCGCGCAGCCCGACGCGCGCGTCAGGGAAGCCGCGTTGAGTAAGTGA
- a CDS encoding DUF6056 family protein: MAVDAPGVAVAGEDERRVPGNGRPGRFARWRSLWPAALSLLPLGLLALASWYGRHVRPSADEWCFLPVVREDGISGLIGKFWFTDNGRFANGLLVGLYAEFPVAGHQWFGLVSGVVMLVLLWALTVLVLRRTGQRVPRGVPLLVAATVCALFLFATPNTYKTFYWPAASVSHTLAPVLACAAALPLLCVRGRRGRAAALVTVAVTGVFMGTLSEEVSVVALVVLSGVVLFAHRIFAGRACRFARVWSLTGAAGVAVGTLLLVTSPGSRNRRERYGAETTSMLAPESLLGALRGYARILETVLTTWQYAGAVAVGVLLGLVARGRRSGKPVLLPPRPLFLTGLGALAFLVSGYLCTVITYPVFGMKVVTTERTWNDYLLLYVLLLVAAGAFAGRALRPRLAGRRTGMVKTAAAAVCAVAVLGLVAPLAGLGHDMRVRAERWDRQDRFLREGAARGATELPYTPLSVSRMLEPFSQEGRRKWPAQCVADYYRLDGVTYSTRLP, translated from the coding sequence ATGGCCGTCGACGCACCCGGCGTCGCCGTCGCGGGTGAGGACGAACGCCGAGTGCCGGGGAACGGCCGGCCCGGGCGGTTCGCCCGATGGCGGTCCCTGTGGCCCGCGGCCCTTTCGCTGCTGCCGCTGGGACTGCTTGCTCTGGCGTCCTGGTACGGCCGGCATGTGCGGCCGAGCGCCGACGAGTGGTGCTTTCTGCCCGTGGTCCGCGAGGACGGCATCTCCGGTCTGATCGGCAAGTTCTGGTTCACCGACAACGGACGGTTCGCCAACGGCCTGCTCGTCGGCCTCTACGCCGAGTTCCCGGTCGCCGGGCATCAGTGGTTCGGCCTGGTGAGCGGCGTGGTGATGCTGGTGCTGCTCTGGGCGCTCACCGTCCTGGTGCTGCGCAGGACCGGGCAGCGGGTGCCGCGTGGCGTGCCGCTGCTGGTTGCGGCGACGGTCTGTGCGCTGTTCCTGTTCGCGACGCCGAACACGTACAAGACGTTCTACTGGCCGGCCGCGTCCGTCTCGCACACCCTGGCCCCCGTGCTGGCGTGCGCCGCTGCGCTGCCGCTGCTGTGCGTCCGTGGGCGGCGAGGCAGGGCGGCCGCGCTGGTGACGGTCGCCGTCACCGGGGTGTTCATGGGAACACTGTCCGAGGAGGTGTCGGTCGTCGCTCTGGTGGTGCTCTCGGGCGTGGTGCTCTTCGCCCACCGGATCTTCGCCGGGCGGGCGTGCCGTTTCGCGCGGGTCTGGTCGCTGACGGGAGCCGCCGGAGTGGCGGTCGGCACACTGCTGTTGGTCACCTCGCCCGGGTCGCGCAACCGGCGCGAGCGGTACGGGGCGGAGACCACGTCCATGCTGGCCCCGGAATCCCTGCTGGGCGCCCTGCGTGGCTACGCACGGATCCTCGAGACGGTCCTCACCACCTGGCAGTACGCCGGCGCGGTCGCGGTCGGTGTGCTCCTGGGGCTGGTGGCACGGGGACGGCGGAGCGGGAAGCCGGTGCTGCTGCCGCCACGACCGCTGTTCCTGACCGGTCTCGGGGCCCTCGCCTTCCTGGTGTCCGGCTATCTGTGCACCGTCATCACGTATCCCGTCTTCGGCATGAAGGTCGTCACCACCGAGCGGACCTGGAACGACTATCTGCTGCTGTACGTCCTGCTGCTGGTGGCCGCCGGTGCGTTCGCCGGCCGGGCGCTCCGGCCGCGCCTGGCCGGGCGGCGGACGGGCATGGTCAAGACCGCGGCCGCCGCCGTGTGCGCCGTGGCGGTCCTGGGACTCGTGGCTCCTCTGGCCGGTCTCGGGCACGACATGCGGGTACGGGCCGAGCGGTGGGACCGCCAGGACCGTTTCCTGCGCGAGGGCGCGGCGCGGGGAGCGACGGAGCTGCCCTACACGCCGCTGTCGGTGAGCCGGATGCTGGAGCCGTTCAGTCAGGAAGGGCGCCGGAAGTGGCCGGCGCAGTGCGTCGCCGACTACTACCGCCTGGACGGGGTCACTTACTCAACGCGGCTTCCCTGA
- a CDS encoding glycoside hydrolase family 3 C-terminal domain-containing protein, producing the protein MTDIHPPFRDGRLPVAERVEDLLGRLTLDEKIAMLHQFAPAVERLGVDAFRTGQEALHGVAWMGAATVFPQAVGMGATWNEELVRRVGEAVGTETRAMKARDPRVGLNVWAPTVNLLRHPLWGRNEEGYSEDPVLTSAVAVAYTRGLRGDHPVHWRTAPVLKHWLAHNNETDRDTTSSSVRPRVLHEYDLRAFRTAVEAGAVAGVMPSYNLVNGRPNHLSPHLLDQLRDWTDRSLVVCSDAGAPSNLVDSEHYYDTHEESTAAALRAGVDSFTDHGQDSSVIDGRLRRAHEQGLIDQKDIDRAVRRLLRMRFDLGEFDPGTGPYAAAAGFDTPGHRALAQECAEQAVVLLKNDALLPIADGARVAVVGLLADECKLDWYSGTLIHRSTPLDGLRERFGAQNVVFAEGADRVRLRCTSGWVRVPESSEPEQARGAEGALDPALLAGRTDLPPLTCGDEASELAMIDWGHGVLTFRAPDGRYLSVAEDGFLRASADQPGGWVVQETFRLREHGAGHLLEHIGTGRYVSVAADGLKVADIGEVFGVEITERGEDAAAAAAAGADVVVVVAGNDPHINGRETEDRRTLALPGHQDRLWRAAVAANARTALVLVSSYPYAVADAHAALPALLWTAHGGQAAGTALARVLAGDVSPAGRLPQTWYAADADLPDLLDYDIIGSGQTYLYFAGTPLYPFGHGLSYTSFRYEGLTAAREEDTVTVSLTVTNTGTVTADEVVQLYTRALDCAVPRPARQLAAHRRLSLAPGASARLGFAVPVAELGFWDVARGRWTVTAGRYEFLAGASSADIRQTVTAEIDGEAPAVRATVGRPVEAADYDEQRGTLIVDRAKTSGDAVTPSRDGAPGELVFRRCDLEGAGSVSVEVSATGPGAVVLRLADGTVLAAFDVPATDGVYDYVTSGRALSAAGPAGSGPHDVHVELSGPVRLARLLFSA; encoded by the coding sequence GTGACCGACATTCATCCCCCTTTCCGTGACGGCCGGTTGCCCGTTGCCGAGCGCGTCGAGGATCTGCTCGGACGGCTCACGCTCGACGAGAAGATCGCGATGCTGCACCAGTTCGCGCCGGCCGTCGAACGTCTGGGCGTCGATGCCTTCCGCACCGGCCAGGAGGCGCTGCACGGTGTCGCCTGGATGGGCGCCGCCACGGTGTTCCCCCAAGCCGTGGGGATGGGTGCGACCTGGAACGAGGAGCTGGTGCGCCGGGTGGGCGAGGCGGTCGGCACCGAGACGCGCGCCATGAAGGCGCGCGACCCCCGGGTCGGGCTGAACGTCTGGGCACCGACGGTGAATCTGCTGCGGCATCCGCTGTGGGGCCGCAACGAGGAGGGGTACTCCGAGGACCCCGTGCTGACGTCCGCCGTCGCGGTCGCCTACACCCGCGGCCTGCGCGGCGACCACCCCGTCCACTGGCGTACCGCACCGGTGCTCAAGCACTGGCTGGCACACAACAACGAGACGGACCGGGACACCACCTCCTCGTCGGTCAGGCCGCGCGTGCTGCACGAGTACGACCTGCGGGCCTTCCGCACGGCCGTCGAGGCGGGCGCGGTCGCCGGGGTGATGCCGTCCTACAACCTCGTCAACGGGCGGCCCAACCACCTCTCCCCGCACCTGCTCGACCAGCTGCGCGACTGGACCGACCGGTCGCTGGTGGTGTGCTCGGACGCGGGTGCCCCGTCCAACCTGGTGGACTCCGAGCACTACTACGACACCCATGAGGAGTCCACGGCCGCCGCGCTGCGCGCCGGGGTGGACAGCTTCACCGACCACGGCCAGGACTCCTCCGTCATCGACGGCCGGCTGCGCCGCGCACACGAACAGGGGCTGATCGACCAGAAGGACATCGACCGGGCCGTACGCCGGCTGCTCCGCATGCGGTTCGACCTCGGCGAGTTCGACCCCGGCACCGGGCCGTACGCGGCCGCCGCCGGCTTCGACACCCCCGGACACCGTGCGCTCGCCCAGGAGTGCGCCGAGCAGGCCGTGGTGCTGCTCAAGAACGACGCCCTGCTGCCGATCGCCGACGGAGCGCGCGTCGCCGTCGTCGGCCTGCTCGCCGACGAGTGCAAGCTGGACTGGTACAGCGGCACGCTGATCCACCGCTCGACCCCGCTGGACGGGCTGCGGGAACGATTCGGCGCGCAGAACGTCGTCTTCGCGGAGGGCGCCGACCGGGTCCGGCTGCGGTGCACGTCCGGCTGGGTGCGGGTGCCCGAGTCGTCGGAGCCCGAGCAGGCGCGGGGCGCCGAAGGCGCCCTGGACCCGGCGCTGCTCGCCGGGCGCACCGATCTGCCGCCGCTGACGTGCGGCGACGAGGCGTCGGAGCTGGCCATGATCGACTGGGGCCACGGCGTGCTCACCTTCCGCGCTCCTGACGGGCGGTATCTGTCGGTCGCCGAGGACGGATTCCTCCGCGCCTCCGCCGACCAGCCGGGCGGCTGGGTCGTCCAGGAGACGTTCCGGCTGAGGGAGCACGGCGCGGGGCACCTCCTTGAGCACATCGGGACGGGCCGGTACGTGTCCGTCGCCGCCGACGGCCTGAAGGTTGCCGACATCGGGGAGGTTTTCGGCGTCGAGATCACCGAGCGCGGCGAGGACGCGGCCGCCGCGGCCGCCGCCGGCGCCGACGTGGTGGTCGTCGTCGCCGGGAACGACCCGCACATCAACGGCCGGGAGACCGAGGACCGGCGCACGCTCGCCCTGCCGGGCCATCAGGACCGCCTGTGGCGCGCGGCCGTGGCCGCGAACGCGCGCACGGCGCTGGTGCTGGTCTCCTCGTACCCGTACGCGGTCGCCGACGCGCACGCCGCGCTGCCCGCCCTGCTGTGGACCGCGCACGGCGGGCAGGCGGCGGGCACCGCCCTGGCCCGGGTGCTGGCGGGCGACGTCTCCCCCGCCGGCCGGCTGCCGCAGACCTGGTACGCGGCCGATGCCGATCTCCCGGATCTGCTCGACTACGACATCATCGGCAGCGGTCAGACCTACCTCTACTTCGCGGGGACGCCCCTCTACCCGTTCGGCCACGGCCTGTCCTACACGTCGTTCCGCTACGAGGGCCTGACGGCGGCACGCGAAGAGGACACCGTCACGGTGTCCCTCACCGTCACCAACACCGGTACCGTCACCGCCGACGAGGTCGTCCAGCTCTACACCCGCGCCCTCGACTGCGCGGTGCCGCGCCCGGCGCGTCAGCTGGCCGCGCACCGCCGCCTCTCGCTGGCCCCGGGCGCGTCCGCACGGCTCGGGTTCGCCGTCCCCGTCGCCGAACTGGGCTTCTGGGACGTGGCGCGGGGGCGCTGGACGGTCACCGCGGGCCGGTACGAGTTCCTGGCCGGCGCCTCCAGTGCGGACATCCGGCAGACGGTCACCGCCGAGATCGACGGCGAGGCGCCCGCTGTCCGCGCGACGGTGGGACGCCCGGTCGAGGCGGCCGACTACGACGAGCAGCGCGGCACACTGATCGTGGACCGGGCCAAGACGTCCGGGGACGCCGTGACACCGTCCCGTGACGGCGCCCCTGGGGAGCTCGTCTTCCGCCGGTGCGACCTCGAGGGCGCCGGGTCCGTGTCGGTCGAGGTGTCCGCGACCGGGCCGGGCGCCGTCGTGCTGCGGCTGGCGGACGGGACGGTCCTCGCGGCGTTCGACGTCCCGGCCACGGACGGGGTGTACGACTACGTGACGTCGGGCCGCGCCCTCTCGGCCGCCGGGCCGGCCGGCAGCGGTCCGCACGACGTCCATGTCGAACTGAGCGGTCCCGTGCGCCTCGCGCGGCTGCTCTTCTCGGCATAG
- a CDS encoding extracellular solute-binding protein, whose translation MPNAQNPSRRSFLASTAVAAAAVAGGVPLLGACSGSSGGERSEGTTTGKKLQEILPAFVGSDVVEPDVPSKNGSAVGFTTALPASQLAVSVPQKLGKGSAVTVMAPMWGTSPKSGNPYWTAMDEAIGVKVDWQNQDGNTYGQKLGAVLASSSIPDAVVVPGWELRGKIASAINNKFADLGPYLSGDKVKDYPNLAAIPTGAWQRAVFGGKLRGLPMPASDIPNIAPFYRVDLFKEKGYQAPTTTQEFFDLAKEVTSARNKVWGCGDMTWAAYRFFGVLDEKPTCWKLVGDKLVHRIETDEYLEALEWSRSLYSAGLVHPDAKAETGDLGNLFASGKVWMYNADISDWYGKTVVQRGDNPGFTMAAMDYFHHDGGKPHLYAGSPSNIWAFVNKDADEQTVRDILAIANFTAAPYGTKEQRLKAYGVEGVHHTVEGDEITKTETGNNQVFATYEYIASPQQFFAYPNHPDVAEGMVRWQQRMGAFLTKPLFYGMQIQEPNRWAELSSQFEDLEKDIVRGRKKVADMQQAVSDWRSRGGDQLRDWYRRLLDETGGQAS comes from the coding sequence ATGCCCAACGCCCAGAACCCCAGCCGGAGATCGTTCCTCGCCTCCACCGCGGTCGCCGCGGCAGCTGTCGCCGGCGGCGTGCCGCTGCTCGGTGCGTGCAGCGGATCGTCCGGCGGCGAGCGCTCCGAGGGCACCACCACCGGCAAGAAGCTCCAGGAGATCCTGCCGGCCTTCGTGGGGTCCGACGTCGTGGAGCCCGACGTCCCGAGCAAGAACGGCTCGGCGGTGGGCTTCACCACCGCCCTGCCGGCCTCGCAGCTCGCCGTCTCGGTTCCGCAGAAGCTCGGCAAGGGCAGCGCGGTCACGGTCATGGCCCCGATGTGGGGCACCTCGCCCAAGTCCGGCAACCCGTACTGGACGGCCATGGACGAGGCCATCGGCGTCAAGGTCGACTGGCAGAACCAGGACGGCAACACCTACGGGCAGAAGCTCGGCGCGGTCCTGGCCTCCAGCTCGATCCCGGACGCCGTGGTCGTCCCCGGCTGGGAACTCCGCGGCAAGATAGCCAGCGCGATCAACAACAAGTTCGCCGACCTCGGCCCCTATCTGTCGGGCGACAAGGTCAAGGACTACCCGAACCTCGCGGCGATTCCCACCGGTGCCTGGCAGCGCGCCGTCTTCGGCGGGAAACTGCGCGGCCTTCCCATGCCGGCGAGCGACATCCCCAACATCGCGCCGTTCTACCGGGTCGACCTCTTCAAGGAGAAGGGGTACCAGGCGCCCACCACCACCCAGGAGTTCTTCGACCTCGCCAAGGAGGTCACCTCGGCCCGGAACAAGGTCTGGGGCTGCGGTGACATGACCTGGGCCGCGTACAGGTTCTTCGGCGTGCTCGACGAGAAGCCCACCTGCTGGAAACTCGTCGGGGACAAGCTGGTCCACCGGATCGAGACCGACGAGTACCTCGAAGCCCTCGAGTGGTCCCGCTCCCTGTACTCCGCCGGCCTCGTCCACCCCGACGCCAAGGCCGAGACCGGCGACCTGGGCAACCTGTTCGCGTCCGGCAAGGTGTGGATGTACAACGCGGACATCTCCGACTGGTACGGCAAGACCGTGGTCCAGCGCGGTGACAACCCCGGCTTCACCATGGCCGCCATGGACTACTTCCACCACGACGGGGGCAAGCCACACCTCTACGCCGGCTCGCCGTCCAACATCTGGGCCTTCGTCAACAAGGACGCCGACGAGCAGACCGTCCGCGACATCCTCGCCATCGCCAACTTCACCGCCGCTCCCTACGGCACCAAGGAGCAGCGACTGAAGGCCTACGGCGTCGAAGGCGTGCACCACACCGTCGAGGGCGACGAGATCACCAAGACGGAGACCGGGAACAACCAGGTGTTCGCCACCTACGAATACATCGCGAGCCCCCAGCAGTTCTTCGCGTACCCCAACCACCCGGACGTCGCCGAGGGCATGGTCCGCTGGCAGCAGCGCATGGGCGCCTTCCTCACCAAGCCCCTCTTCTACGGCATGCAGATCCAGGAGCCGAACCGCTGGGCCGAACTCAGCAGCCAGTTCGAGGACCTCGAGAAGGACATCGTCCGTGGCCGCAAGAAGGTCGCGGACATGCAGCAGGCGGTCTCCGACTGGCGTTCACGCGGCGGCGACCAGCTGCGCGACTGGTACCGGAGGCTGCTCGACGAGACCGGCGGCCAGGCGTCCTGA
- a CDS encoding ABC transporter permease, with the protein MSQSRVAGPARTTDDRTPAPCGDGEEAPAGPPEDPPPARRGTAGGITWRIRLRRDRTLILMTLPAVLLVLVFNYIPLLGNVVAFQDYDPYVGDNALQAIARSPWVGVEHFTRMVEDRLFRQALGNTLAIFLVQLTLFFPVPIMLALLINSFVRPRVRAVAQAVLYLPHFFSWVLVVTIFQQMFGGAGMLAQTLREHGHEGIDLMTNPGLFKFLVTFEMVWKDAGWGVIVFLAALSAVSTDLYEAAAMDGASRWRRMWHVTLPALRPVVALLLVLQVGNALTVGFEQILLQRTAVGPTAAEVLDTYVWNVGIQFGDFSYAAAVGIVKGIFGLCLVLGANKVAHMMGEQGVYKR; encoded by the coding sequence GTGTCGCAGAGCAGGGTGGCGGGCCCCGCCCGTACCACCGACGACCGCACCCCAGCGCCGTGCGGGGACGGTGAGGAGGCGCCCGCCGGACCGCCGGAAGACCCGCCGCCCGCCCGCCGCGGCACCGCCGGCGGGATCACCTGGCGGATCCGGCTGCGGCGGGACCGCACGCTGATCCTGATGACGCTGCCTGCCGTGCTGCTGGTCCTGGTCTTCAACTACATACCGCTGCTCGGCAATGTCGTGGCCTTCCAGGACTACGACCCCTATGTCGGCGACAACGCGTTGCAGGCCATCGCCCGCAGCCCCTGGGTGGGCGTGGAGCACTTCACGCGGATGGTCGAGGACCGGCTGTTCCGGCAGGCGCTGGGCAACACCCTGGCGATCTTCCTGGTCCAGCTCACCCTGTTCTTCCCCGTGCCGATCATGCTGGCGCTGCTCATCAACAGCTTCGTCCGGCCCCGGGTGCGCGCCGTCGCCCAGGCGGTCCTGTATCTGCCGCACTTCTTCTCCTGGGTGCTGGTCGTCACCATCTTCCAGCAGATGTTCGGCGGTGCCGGCATGCTCGCGCAGACCCTGCGCGAACACGGCCACGAGGGCATCGACCTGATGACGAACCCGGGACTGTTCAAGTTCCTCGTCACCTTCGAGATGGTCTGGAAGGACGCCGGATGGGGCGTCATCGTCTTCCTCGCCGCGCTGTCCGCCGTCAGCACCGACCTGTACGAGGCCGCCGCGATGGACGGTGCCTCACGATGGCGGCGCATGTGGCACGTGACACTGCCCGCGCTGCGTCCGGTGGTGGCCCTGCTGCTGGTCCTCCAGGTCGGCAACGCCCTGACTGTGGGCTTCGAGCAGATCCTCCTCCAGCGCACCGCCGTCGGCCCCACCGCCGCGGAGGTACTCGACACCTACGTCTGGAACGTCGGCATCCAGTTCGGTGACTTCAGCTACGCGGCCGCCGTCGGCATCGTCAAGGGAATCTTCGGCCTCTGCCTGGTGCTGGGGGCCAACAAGGTCGCTCACATGATGGGCGAACAGGGGGTGTACAAGCGATGA